CGGAATTGAACCTATATACGGTGAAAATGGTTCCGCAAACTCGTGTTCTTGGAATCGGCTGCCGTAAATCTGTAGAACCTGAAAATATGATGCGGGCATTTACTGAATTTTGTATCCGGTATAATACCGATCCGCATGCATTTTCCACAATTGCCAGCATCGACATAAAAAAGAATGAGCTCGCCATAAAACAATTAGCGGAAGAATTGAACTGCCCATTCATCACTTATCCGGCAGAACAATTGCGCAAAGTTGCGGGGAAATATCCGACATCGGAGTTTGTCAGGCAGACAGTGCATGTTGGAAATGTGGCATTATCCTCGGCCGATTTGGCCAGTGAGGGACGGGTTTTAACACCAAGGTTCACAGCATACGGGATCACAATGGCAATGGGAGAAAGAACAAGAATGAATAATGGGGTGAAAGCATGATTTATGTTGTAGGAATTGGACCGGGCGAAAGAAAAATGATGACCGGAGAGGCACTTGAAGCCATTCAGAACGCGGATGTGATCGTCGGATACATTACGTATATCAGACTGATTGAAGAACTTATCCGGGATAAAGAAGTAGTCAAAACGGGGATGAGGAAAGAAATAGACCGCTGTCAGGAAGCCGTAAATATTGCGAAAACAGGGAAAACCGTGGCGGTTATCTCCAGTGGGGATGCCGGAATTTACGGAATGGCCGGCCTTATTCTTGAGATTCTTGACAAAGAGAAGGAACCGATAGGAGTGGAAATAGTGGCCGGAGTAACTGCGAGTATCGGTGCGGCTGTAAGACTGGGAGCACCCCTTATGCACGATTTTTGCCATATCAGTTTAAGTGATTTGCTGACACCTTGGGAAGTAATCGAAAAGCGGGTGAAACTGGCAGCAGAAGCTGACTTTGTAGTCTGCTTCTATAATCCGAGAAGCAAAGGCCGGGCTGATCATCTGAAACATGCCTTGGAAATCATGATGACCTACAAATCGCCGGAAACCCCTATCGGTATTGTGAAAGATGTCGGGCGCAAAGAAGAAAGGAAAATCCTGACGACCATGGACGAAATCAACTATGAAGATGTGAATATGACTACGATGGTTATCGTCGGCAATAAGGAAACCTATATCTCCGGTGACAGAATGATTACACCAAGGGGCTATACGCTATGATCCTAATTATCGGTGGAACCTCCGATAGTCTGGATATTTGTGATTGGCTGAATGCCCGCAAACGGAATTATATGGTTTCCGTTGCTACGGATTATGGCGAAAAACTGGCGAAACAGCATGCCGACCAAGTCATCGGTCAGAGACTGGATGAAGAAGGCATGTGCCGGGTTATGCGTGAGAAGGCGGTATCTTTGGTCATTGATGCGACCCATCCTTTTGCTGTGGAAGTGTCCGGGAATGCAATGAACGCAGCAAACAAAATGGAAATTCCCTATATTCGCTATGAAAGGCCATCCGGCCAGGCAGACCATCTTCATCTTGTTCGTGATATTGATGAAGCATGTCAAACCGCATCAGCGTTGGGTAACCGGATTTTTCTTGCAACCGGAAGCAAAAACCTGCCGCAATATTTGGAAAAACTCCCCGGTAAGTATGTGATAGCAAGAGTTTTGCCTGTTTCGGAAGTAGTGGCCGCCTGTGAACAGTTGGGTTTACTGGCCGACCAGATTATAGCGATGAAAGGTCCGTTTTCCCAATCATTGAATAAAGAACTTTTTAAACAAACAGGTGCGGAAGTGATGATTACGAAGGAAAGCGGGGCAAAGGGCGGTTTTGCCGAGAAAGTGGAGGCTTGCAAAGAACTCGGAATTCCTTGTGTAGTGATTCGGCGCCCATCGCTAAATTACCCGGAAGTCCTTACAAGAATAGATGAACTTGAAAAATATGTATGAAATAAAGGGAGGAAACCTGTGAGCGGCAAAGTTGTTCTTATCGGAGCCGGGCCGGGTGAATCCGGTTGCGGCAAGGTTGCGGAAGAGAAAATAGGGCACCAGGATTAATCGTCGTAGGAGATGTTGTAAAGCTTCGGAACAAATTGAACTTTTTTGAGAGAGCTCCGCTGTTCCGAAAACAAATTCTCCTTCCCCGTGCACGTGCAGGGAAAAGTGATCTGGCCTCGAAATTAACAGCACTGGGTGGGGAGGTTACCCTCTATTCTGAGGTCCAGATTGAACAATGAAATGGTCTGGCTGATATTAATGCTATCATGACATCATTACCGGAATACAAAGAAAATATTGTTTACTTCTGCGGAAACTGTACCTTTTTTCATTCAGCCATTGCTGGATCACGGAACAGCTACGATTTCGTCTGTTTTTCCAGCTCCTCCACTGTGGATAATCTGCTCTCTGTTTTAAGCAGGGAAGAAAAAGCACTGCTCCGTTCGCTGAAATTACTCTCCATTGGTCCTATGACCAGCCGGACGATACGCGAGAAGGGGTTTGAGGTATACCGCGAGGCGGCGTTGCCGGAAGCACTTATTGATTTACTATTGGAAGAAGCCGGGGAGGTTGTACCAACATGAAAAAAGCGATAGTGGTTATCAGTTTTGGAACAAGTTATCCGGAGACACGCGCAAAAACAATAGATGCTTGTGAAAACAGGATCAGGGAAATGTTTCCCGATTACGACGTGTTCAGGGCTTTTACGTCCAACAAAATTATAAAAAAACTTGCGGTACGTGATGGCATTCAAATCGATACGCCTGAACAGGTTTTAAAAAAATTGAAAGATGCCGGTTACACAGAGGTCATTATTCAATCCCTGCATCTGATTAACGGCGAGGAGTTTGAAAAAATCGTATCTCAGGCCCTGCCATACCGGGATCAATTTGCCCGATTGCTTATAAGTAAACCTTTACTGGACAGCTATGAGGATTACGGTAAAGCCATACAAGCCGTTAAAGCACAATCACCGGACCTTGCCGAAGATGAAGCGCTGGTGCTTATGGGACATGGCTCCGGGCATCATGCATTCAGTGCATACGCCTGTCTTGACCATATGCTTGCAAACGAGCCCATTTATTTGGGTACAGTGGAAGGTTATCCTCCCCTTGAACGTGTTATTGAACAACTACAAGCAGCTAATGTCCGGAAAGTCCATTTGATGCCGTTTATGCTTGTGGCGGGAGATCATGCTATCCATGATATGGCATCGGACGAAGAGAATTCCTGGAAATCGCAATTCATACAGCAAGGGTTCGAAACAGCCTCCTATTTGCAGGGACTCGGTGAGAATCCACTGATTCAGGAACAGTTTATTTGTCATATTAAAACGGCTATAGAGAAGGAGGCAGCAAAACATGGCTAAGTTTTATGGCATTGGAACAGGGCCCGGAAACAGTGAGCTATTAACAATGAAAGCCGTCCATACCCTGGAAAAGCTTGATGTTCTCTATACACCTGAACCAAAAAAGGGCGGAACCAGTCTTGCTCTAAAGATCGTCTCTCTTTATTTGCCGGAAAAGCTTACGGTAAAGCAGCGCCATTTTCCAATGAGCTATAACAAGGAGGAAAAGGAGCAGGCATGGGAAAGAATCGCAGCGGAAATTAAAGAGGATGTCTTATCGGAAAAGAATGCCGGATTTATTACACTTGGAGATCCTATGATTTATAGTACTTACAGCTATTTGCTTGAACTCTTGCAGACAGAGGTAGAAACAGAGACGATTGCGGGGATTTCCTCTTTCTCCTATATTGCTTCGCGTATCGGCTGGCCAATTGTCATGGATGAGGAATCGCTCGCAGTCATTCCGGTAACATCCGGGGAGGCTGCGGTTAATCAGGCACTGACACATTTTCATACCATTATTTTAATGAAAGCAGCCAGTAATATGCCGCTGGTGCTGCGGCTATTGGATAAACACCAATTACTGGAGAAGGCAGTGCTTGTCAGTAATGCATCGATGGTTTCCGAGAAGATTACATACGGGTTGGAACATCTTCATGATGATGAAAAGCTCTCTTATTTCTCTACGATTATTGTAAAAAAAGAAAGGTAGGGTAACGTAATGCGAAACCTGTTATCAGCAAAATATTTTAAATTTATCCCGCTTGTCCTCATTGGAATGATTTATTTTACAATGACAAATCCGCAAACGGCACATGCGATGCATATTATGGAAGGCTTCTTGCCGCCAAAATGGTCCATTATTTGGATTATCGTATTTATTCCGTTTCTTATTGCCGGATTATTCCGAATCCGCAAACTGGTTGTCGCAGATCAACACAATAAATTGCTTCTTGCCTTATGCGGCGCATTTATTTTTGTATTGTCGGCTTTAAAAATCCCTTCTGTTACGGGCTCTTGCTCTCATCCCACCGGCGTAGGACTTGCAACCGTATTGTTCGGGCCTCTTGTAGTGAGCGTTTTTGGCGCGATTGTACTGCTTTTTCAGGCTTTGCTTCTTGCTCATGGAGGAATAACCACACTTGGAGCCAATGCGGTTTCTATGGCTGTAGCCGGACCCATTGTCGGTTTTCTGGTATATAAATTGGCCCGGAAATTCGGCTGCCGTCAAGGCTTTTCCATTTTCTTGTGTGCATTCATAGCAGATCTCGCCACATATCTTGTTACTTCTGTGCAGCTTGGGATTGTTTTTCCGGACCCGGCATCCGGCATGATGGCATCTATCTTCAAATTCATGGCCATTTTCTGTACTACGCAAGTTCCTATCGCTATTGCAGAAGGTTTGCTAACGACAATTATGTACAATCTTATCCGTAAAAATCTTCCTGAAAAGGTGGCGCAATTACAATGAAAAAAATCAATATTAATTTGGTTCTTCTGCTTCTGGTCGTTATTTTAATGGTAAGTCCCTTTTTCCTGAATAAAAATGCCGCTTATGAAGGTTCGGACGGGGAAGCGGAAGCAGCTATCTCCGAAATCAATCCGGACTATGAACCATGGTTCACCCCCATTTATGAACCAAAAAGCGGTGAAATAGAAAGTTTGCTTTTCACTCTGCAAGGCTGTATCGGCACCGGGATTATCGCTTATGTTATTGGAGTACACCGGGGCAAACGGAAACAGGAACATGTTAACCATTGATAAATATGCCTATCAAAATCGCTGGATCGGCGTTTCTCCCTATATAAAATCATCCGGGTATGTTCTGCTTATGATTCTTTCCTTAAGCGGTCCGGTGATTTTGCAGGCCGGCATCTTTATGCTGCTTGTTCCGCTAACCATTTATGTCGTAAAAATGAATTTCCGCCAGTATTTAAAATGGCTTATGCTTCCGTTTTCTTTTTTACTGTTGAGCCTAATCTCGATTCTGGTTTCCCTGTCGCCGTCCGGGGATGGACTGTTGTTTGAAGTGCAGGCCGGTTCCTGGTATCTGGGTATTTCAGATGCAACCGTTCAAGCTGCAATACATGTTTTTTTCAGAAGCACAGCTTGCCTTGCCTGTACTACCTTATTTATATTAACCGTTCCTGTGCACCAGTTGGTTAAAGTTATGAAAAAAATCTATATTCCCGCTCTTCTTGTGGAATTGATGGTTCTGATTTACCGCTTTATCTTTATTTTTATGGAAGAAGCGGGAGCCATCCGCCATGCGCAGCAGCTCCGCTTCGGCTATAACGGGTTTAAAAACAGTTATAACTCTTTTGCGATGCTTGTGAATGTGTTGTTTCAGCGGGTAATGAAACGCTATAGTGAAATGTCTGTTGCCCTTGACGTAAAGCTTTACCAAGGTGACTTTCACGTATAACGAAAGAGGTTAGTCTGATGTTATCCACCAATCAAATAAGTTTTGAATATGAAGACGGCAAACTGGCATTGGATGATGTATCGATTGATCTTTCGAAAGGAAATATCATCGGTCTCGTCGGTGCCAACGGCTCAGGGAAATCTACACTTTTCAAGCAATTGCTCGGCCTTCTAAAACCGTCGGACGGAAAAGTGATGTTTCATGGGCAGCCGCTCCGCTACAACAAGAAGGATCTTTTTTCTTTACGCAAACAGGTGGGAATTGTTTTTCAGGACCCCGATCAGCAAATTTTTTATTCGAATGTGGCGGACGATGTGGCTTTCGCTCTCCGTAATCTGGGCATGAAGGAAGATAAAATTGCTGTACGCCTAGATAAAGTTTTGGAGACGGTAGGTGCGGCAGAATTCCGTGATAAGCCTGTTCAGTATTTGAGTTACGGGCAGAAAAAGCGGGTGGCCATTGCCGGGGCACTGGTAGTCGATACGGAATGGCTACTTCTTGATGAACCTACGGCAGGGCTCGATCCGGAAGGAAGGCAAATGATGATGGAGCTCATCCGGGATTTGGCCGCGGCAGGCAAAAAAATATTGATTTCCAGCCATGACATTGATTTAATTTATGAAATTTGTAATTACGTGTATATATTGAAGCAAGGGCGCGTCCTGCTTGAAGGACCGGAAACAGAGGTGTTTTCCGACGTTGCACTTGTGAAAGAGGCCGGACTAACCCAACCTTGGCTCGTAAAGCTGCATGAGCGGATAGGACTTCCATTATGCAAGACGGAAGACGAACTGTTCCGGTATAGTGCCAAGTATATAGAAGAAAAGTAAGACAACAGGATGGAGAAAGCCCCCGGTATCATCTGGTGAATGCCGGGGGCTGGCTTTAACCCGCGTTTTCTATTCTATATTGCCCAATACCATTGCTTCCAGCTTGCGTCCGGTTGGCGTCGCGGCCAGCCCTCCGTCTGCCGTTTCGCGCAAGGATTTTGGCATGGATAGGCCAACTTCATACATCGCCTTGATCACTTCCTCACTTGGGATACGGCTCTTAATGCCGGCCAGGGCCATGTCAGCAGCCACGATCGCTGTGGAGGTTCCGATTCCGTTACGTTTAACGCACGGGACTTCCACAAGGCCGGCTACAGGATCGCACACTAAACCCAGCATGTTTTTAAGTGCGATTGACATCGCTTCTGCAGACTGCTGCGGAGTACCGCCCGCCATCTCTACGATCGCGGCGGCAGCCATTCCTGTCGCGGAGCCAACCTCCGCCTGGCATCCTCCGGCCGCACCCGAGACAAAGGCATTGTTGGCAATGACAAAACCGAATGCCCCGGCCGTTAATAGAAACTCCAGCATTTGCATTCTTGTAGGCTTTAATTTTTCTTTTACAGCAAATAAAGCCCCCGGTACAACACCCGCTGCACCTGCCGTAGGATTGGCACAAATAATTCCCATCGCAGCATTGACCTCATTGGTTGCGATGGCTTTGCTCATACCATCAAGAATAAGGGGGCCTGCCAATGAGTTACCGCTTGCAATGTATCGCTGTAACAAAACGGCATCTCCTCCCGTCAGGCCGGAGAGGGAAACAACTCCCTTCAGTCCCTTTTCGATAGCTTTTTCCATAACGGTCAAATTGGTATCCATCAATTGCAGAATCTCATCGCTCGTTTTCTCCCGTAATGACATTTCCCTTTCCAGCATGATGCGGGAGATTTTTACTTGTCTTTCTTCCGTTAGTTTAATCAGATCGGCTACATTATGGAACATATTCTTTCCCCTTCTTTGCTTGTACGCTGATAGGTTTTTACTTGCCATATTTCTGTGATATGGGGGAGGCCATACATATGATGGATTAGCGAATCGTCAACTGATTGATCAACCTCAATAGCCATTAAGCTTTGCCCTTTTGTCGAACGGGAGACCTCCATATATCCGATATTAATATGATGTTTGGCCAGCAGGGATGTGACATTGGCTACAGCTCCGTATTTATCTTCATGGAGGACAAGCATGGCCGGAGTTTTACCGGACGGTGTGTCGTCAAGCTGGCGGACTTCCCGGATTTCCATGCTGCCTCCGCCAATCGAGACCCCAACGATTTCCAAGCCCCCCTGCTTGTCCCGCAGGACAATACGTGCGGTATTGGGATGCTCCATGTCTTCATCCGATTGTATAAATGTCACGTCAAGTCCCATGTCCCGGGCAATGTTAAGGGCTTCGGGAATTCGTTCGTCCGCCGTATCAAAGTCAAGAATACCGCTAATAATCGCAAGATCTGTTCCGTGCCCCTTGTATGTTTTCGCAAATGAGCCATATAGGGTAACCTGAACGGTTTCAGGCAAGCGTCCGAATAGCTTCCGCGCTACACGGCCGATGCGGTTGGCCCCTGCCGTGTGGGAACTGGATGGACCGATCATGACAGGTCCGATGATGTCAAAGACAGATTTAAACTGCATTATGACCACTACTCCTCTACAAAGATGATAGGCTGCCGGAAATCCTGTATTTCAAGACTGTCTTCATATTTCAAGCCGCTTCATTTCTCGCGGCGGCAGCAATCCGCGGATTTCTGCAACAGTCCGGATTTTAAAGTTTTTAAAGACCAACGATCCGATGAAGGCAGCAACAATGCCAGCGAGTGCACATGTTTAGTGGCAAACATAGCAACACCGGTCGTGAATGCCACTCTGCTGAAGGTCGGCGGTATTATTACTGCCTCGGCCGATGGCAATCCGATCGTTACGGGAATCATACTTGGTGGTGTTATCACCATCGTCGGTTCGTCACCTCTTAGCTAATGGCGCTTTCCGCTATTAAGCTATGTTTTGGTTTGCTACCCGTCTAATAGAGCGAAGAGCCTCAACTTAGAATGGAATTAGTGAATTATAATAATGACTTAATACTTGCAAGGACGGTAAGCACGCCTATTATAATGACAAATATATTGCTTATTTTCCCTCTGTATTTAGCCAATACTGGTACTTTATAGATTGCAAACATTGGTAATAGACATAAGATAGCAGCAACTAGCGGACCGCTGAGGGTATCAATGAGTCCTAGAATACTTGGATTTGCATAAGCAACATACCAACATGTTAATACGACAAAAGCAAGGATTATTGTCTTAACTGTTTTTTCTTTTACATCTTTTCCGCGTGCTTTACAGGACTTGATAATCATGTCACGCATTACCTCATATGCTCCTACATAATGGCCAAGGAAGGACTTTGTTATGGCCACAAAAGCAATGATAGGAGCTGCAATAGCGATTAGAGGCGAATTAAGCTTATTAGCAAGATAGGATAGGATTGACAAGTTCTGTTCTTTTGCCATTATAAGATCATTTGGCGTCAAACTTAAGACACTGCTCCAAACAAAGAACATAACAACGGTGAATGTCATGATATAACAAACTTTTTGTATTTGAGCACATTTGGCGTCAGTTGCTTCTATTCCATAGGTTGCTCTCTGTTTCATAACAAATGACGAAATCATGGGAGAATGATTAAACGAGAATACTATGACTGGCAGTGTCATCCACAACATTCCAAAATATCCTGTTCCTGTTGAAAAAGTAGAAATACTTGAAAAACTAATCATTGACGTATTCCACTGTGGAATCAAAGATATTGCGATAAAAAGCAGAGAAGCTATGAAAGGATATACTAGCATGCTCATTACCTTTACAGTGATATCTTGACCTAAATTTAGTATAACTATAAGACCGAGTACTAATACAAGCGATAAAATGGCTCTTGGAGGCTCCTGCATATGCAATTGATGCACCATAAAACTACTTGCAGTATTTGTAAGTGCAACCGAATACATCAGCACGATAGTATAAATTGAGCAGAAATATATTATGTTAAAAATTATACTTGCCTTATTTCCAAAATACTCTCTTATTGTACCTGTAATTCCCTCCTCAGCAGAATTGGAAGCATATATCATTTTAGCTAGCGCCCTATGCGAGTAATACATGATAGGAAATGCAAGTATGGTAATTAACAGTAATGATAATAAACCACCTGTACCTGCATTAATAGGTAAAAAGAGTACTCCTGCTCCAATTGCTGTTCCAAAAAGGCTCAATGCCCAGGTGGTATCTTGTTTATGCCACTTTTTGGGGTCTAAATAATTCTCATTTTTTACTGCAGTATTTTCAGCT
This Paenibacillus larvae subsp. larvae DNA region includes the following protein-coding sequences:
- a CDS encoding sirohydrochlorin cobaltochelatase, with translation MKKAIVVISFGTSYPETRAKTIDACENRIREMFPDYDVFRAFTSNKIIKKLAVRDGIQIDTPEQVLKKLKDAGYTEVIIQSLHLINGEEFEKIVSQALPYRDQFARLLISKPLLDSYEDYGKAIQAVKAQSPDLAEDEALVLMGHGSGHHAFSAYACLDHMLANEPIYLGTVEGYPPLERVIEQLQAANVRKVHLMPFMLVAGDHAIHDMASDEENSWKSQFIQQGFETASYLQGLGENPLIQEQFICHIKTAIEKEAAKHG
- a CDS encoding cobalt-factor II C(20)-methyltransferase codes for the protein MAKFYGIGTGPGNSELLTMKAVHTLEKLDVLYTPEPKKGGTSLALKIVSLYLPEKLTVKQRHFPMSYNKEEKEQAWERIAAEIKEDVLSEKNAGFITLGDPMIYSTYSYLLELLQTEVETETIAGISSFSYIASRIGWPIVMDEESLAVIPVTSGEAAVNQALTHFHTIILMKAASNMPLVLRLLDKHQLLEKAVLVSNASMVSEKITYGLEHLHDDEKLSYFSTIIVKKER
- a CDS encoding PTS sugar transporter subunit IIC — its product is MIGCRKSCISRLSSYFKPLHFSRRQQSADFCNSPDFKVFKDQRSDEGSNNASECTCLVANIATPVVNATLLKVGGIITASADGNPIVTGIILGGVITIVGSSPLS
- a CDS encoding energy-coupling factor ABC transporter transmembrane protein, producing the protein MLTIDKYAYQNRWIGVSPYIKSSGYVLLMILSLSGPVILQAGIFMLLVPLTIYVVKMNFRQYLKWLMLPFSFLLLSLISILVSLSPSGDGLLFEVQAGSWYLGISDATVQAAIHVFFRSTACLACTTLFILTVPVHQLVKVMKKIYIPALLVELMVLIYRFIFIFMEEAGAIRHAQQLRFGYNGFKNSYNSFAMLVNVLFQRVMKRYSEMSVALDVKLYQGDFHV
- a CDS encoding ATP-binding cassette domain-containing protein, yielding MLSTNQISFEYEDGKLALDDVSIDLSKGNIIGLVGANGSGKSTLFKQLLGLLKPSDGKVMFHGQPLRYNKKDLFSLRKQVGIVFQDPDQQIFYSNVADDVAFALRNLGMKEDKIAVRLDKVLETVGAAEFRDKPVQYLSYGQKKRVAIAGALVVDTEWLLLDEPTAGLDPEGRQMMMELIRDLAAAGKKILISSHDIDLIYEICNYVYILKQGRVLLEGPETEVFSDVALVKEAGLTQPWLVKLHERIGLPLCKTEDELFRYSAKYIEEK
- a CDS encoding aromatic amino acid transport family protein; the protein is MNGNTAKKLGFQAENTAVKNENYLDPKKWHKQDTTWALSLFGTAIGAGVLFLPINAGTGGLLSLLLITILAFPIMYYSHRALAKMIYASNSAEEGITGTIREYFGNKASIIFNIIYFCSIYTIVLMYSVALTNTASSFMVHQLHMQEPPRAILSLVLVLGLIVILNLGQDITVKVMSMLVYPFIASLLFIAISLIPQWNTSMISFSSISTFSTGTGYFGMLWMTLPVIVFSFNHSPMISSFVMKQRATYGIEATDAKCAQIQKVCYIMTFTVVMFFVWSSVLSLTPNDLIMAKEQNLSILSYLANKLNSPLIAIAAPIIAFVAITKSFLGHYVGAYEVMRDMIIKSCKARGKDVKEKTVKTIILAFVVLTCWYVAYANPSILGLIDTLSGPLVAAILCLLPMFAIYKVPVLAKYRGKISNIFVIIIGVLTVLASIKSLL
- a CDS encoding uroporphyrinogen-III synthase, encoding MTSLPEYKENIVYFCGNCTFFHSAIAGSRNSYDFVCFSSSSTVDNLLSVLSREEKALLRSLKLLSIGPMTSRTIREKGFEVYREAALPEALIDLLLEEAGEVVPT
- the sdaAB gene encoding L-serine ammonia-lyase, iron-sulfur-dependent subunit beta, with the protein product MQFKSVFDIIGPVMIGPSSSHTAGANRIGRVARKLFGRLPETVQVTLYGSFAKTYKGHGTDLAIISGILDFDTADERIPEALNIARDMGLDVTFIQSDEDMEHPNTARIVLRDKQGGLEIVGVSIGGGSMEIREVRQLDDTPSGKTPAMLVLHEDKYGAVANVTSLLAKHHINIGYMEVSRSTKGQSLMAIEVDQSVDDSLIHHMYGLPHITEIWQVKTYQRTSKEGERICSIM
- the cobK gene encoding precorrin-6A reductase gives rise to the protein MILIIGGTSDSLDICDWLNARKRNYMVSVATDYGEKLAKQHADQVIGQRLDEEGMCRVMREKAVSLVIDATHPFAVEVSGNAMNAANKMEIPYIRYERPSGQADHLHLVRDIDEACQTASALGNRIFLATGSKNLPQYLEKLPGKYVIARVLPVSEVVAACEQLGLLADQIIAMKGPFSQSLNKELFKQTGAEVMITKESGAKGGFAEKVEACKELGIPCVVIRRPSLNYPEVLTRIDELEKYV
- the cobJ gene encoding precorrin-3B C(17)-methyltransferase — its product is MIYVVGIGPGERKMMTGEALEAIQNADVIVGYITYIRLIEELIRDKEVVKTGMRKEIDRCQEAVNIAKTGKTVAVISSGDAGIYGMAGLILEILDKEKEPIGVEIVAGVTASIGAAVRLGAPLMHDFCHISLSDLLTPWEVIEKRVKLAAEADFVVCFYNPRSKGRADHLKHALEIMMTYKSPETPIGIVKDVGRKEERKILTTMDEINYEDVNMTTMVIVGNKETYISGDRMITPRGYTL
- a CDS encoding energy-coupling factor ABC transporter permease codes for the protein MHIMEGFLPPKWSIIWIIVFIPFLIAGLFRIRKLVVADQHNKLLLALCGAFIFVLSALKIPSVTGSCSHPTGVGLATVLFGPLVVSVFGAIVLLFQALLLAHGGITTLGANAVSMAVAGPIVGFLVYKLARKFGCRQGFSIFLCAFIADLATYLVTSVQLGIVFPDPASGMMASIFKFMAIFCTTQVPIAIAEGLLTTIMYNLIRKNLPEKVAQLQ
- a CDS encoding energy-coupling factor ABC transporter substrate-binding protein, which translates into the protein MKKININLVLLLLVVILMVSPFFLNKNAAYEGSDGEAEAAISEINPDYEPWFTPIYEPKSGEIESLLFTLQGCIGTGIIAYVIGVHRGKRKQEHVNH
- the sdaAA gene encoding L-serine ammonia-lyase, iron-sulfur-dependent, subunit alpha encodes the protein MFHNVADLIKLTEERQVKISRIMLEREMSLREKTSDEILQLMDTNLTVMEKAIEKGLKGVVSLSGLTGGDAVLLQRYIASGNSLAGPLILDGMSKAIATNEVNAAMGIICANPTAGAAGVVPGALFAVKEKLKPTRMQMLEFLLTAGAFGFVIANNAFVSGAAGGCQAEVGSATGMAAAAIVEMAGGTPQQSAEAMSIALKNMLGLVCDPVAGLVEVPCVKRNGIGTSTAIVAADMALAGIKSRIPSEEVIKAMYEVGLSMPKSLRETADGGLAATPTGRKLEAMVLGNIE